In the Styela clava chromosome 8, kaStyClav1.hap1.2, whole genome shotgun sequence genome, one interval contains:
- the LOC144425812 gene encoding uncharacterized protein LOC144425812, with the protein MAKQFLYACAVVSSILLVSVSAPDPYKDNAFRMIENAADRVQQGFPAGVVKRDIDFAIQKLLSLSQTKIQLYKTAFINFIADSRSPANNIVALYAQHRLDSVEYPAFSTLDLISSEFHKIHPDSQQKWSVFIRTLEL; encoded by the exons ATGGCAAAACAATTTCTTTACGCATGTGCCGTGGTATCATCTATTCTACTCGTTTCGGTGTCGGCCCCTG ATCCATACAAGGACAATGCGTTCCGCATGATAGAGAATGCCGCCGATCGCGTGCAACAGGGCTTCCCAGCAGGTGTTGTCAAAAGAGACATTGACTTTGCAATACAAAAGTTATTGTCATTGAGTCAGACAAAAATTCAGTTATATAAGACCGCATTTATTAACTTCATTGCCGACAGCAGATCTCCCGCTAATAATATTGTTGCTCTTTACGCGCAACATCGGTTGGATTCAGTCGAATACCCGGCGTTTTCCACACTTGACTTGATTTCTAGTGAATTTCATAAGATTCACCCCGATTCCCAACAAAAATGGTCAGTGTTCATACGAACACTAGAAttgtaa